In Mycolicibacterium gadium, the genomic window ACGGAATGTTGTCGATGACGGAGCGGGCCGAACTGGTCGGTGGCCAACTGTCCATACAGTCGAGCCCAGCCTCGGGCACCACGGTCAGCGTGAAGGTCCCGTTGAATGCCGCGCTGCGGGCCTGATACTCAACCGTGTTGCGCGCACGGCACGTCGGCGGCGAACCGACGTAGCCAGTTGAACCAGTCCGGCATGCCCGCGCCCGTCCGGGCGCTGATCGGAAGGATCGTGGCGGTCGGGTTGACCTCGCGGACGTGGCCGATATAGGTGTCGATGTCGGCGTCGAGATAGGGGGCCAGGTCAATCTTGTTGAGCAGGACCACATCCACTGAGCGAAACATCACCGGGTACTTGAGCGGCTTGTCCTCACCCTCGGTGAGGGAATAGACCATCACCTTGGCGTGCTCGCCGACGTCGAACTCGGCAGGGCAGACCAGGTTGCCGACGTTCTCGATGATCACCAGGTCGAGCCCGGGCAGATCCAGCCCCTGCAGCGCCCTGTTGACCATCGGCGCATCCAAGTGGCATTCGCCGCCGAAGCCGTTGTTGGTGTTGAGCAGGGAGATCTGTGCCCCTCGGCCACCCAGCTTGGCCGCGTCGAGGTCGGTTGCGATATCGCCCTCGATCACCCCGACGGCGATCTCGCCCCTGAGTTCGTCGAGCGAGGCGGCGAGCACCGTCGTCTTGCCCGAGCCCGGTGAACTCATGAGATTGAGGGCGCGAATCCCATGTTGCTCGAACGCATTACGGTTGAAGTCTGCGCGGACATCATTTTCGGCGAATATCGATTCGAGCACGTCTACCCGCGCAGAGCCGGTTTCGTAGCCGCTGTGGTCCCCGTGGTCGTGGGCCCGGTCGTGGTCTTCGTGCTCATGGGAGTGCACCGTGCCGTCGTCGTGCCGATGAAATCTACCCATGCTCATCACCTTTCATGAAACTTCACACGTCACGTCACATCAAGCGACGTCACCTGGAACTCCTCGCCTTTGACCACCTCGACGTCGGCACTCTCGCATTTCGGACAGCACACCGACCACCGTGAAGCGATCTCCGACCGTTGTGCACACGAGCGGCACTGCACCTCGGCAGGAACCAGTTCGAGTTCCAGTTGCGCGTCGGGCATGCACTCGTGTTCGCGGACCAGAGTCCAGCAGAAGGACAATGAATCCGGCACCACTTGACGCAGAGCGCCGACCTGGACGTGCACGACATCGACATGCCGGTCGGCGGCATAGGTCTTGACGACGCCGGCGATCGCACGACACAGCGACAGCTCATGCACTGGTTCGCACCGCCGTCTCCATGTTGGACTCTCCTCGCCCTCGTAGTCGCAGGTACTGCGAATGGGCGCTCCACACAAAGCTATCGCTGCGCGGTGGTCATCCACGGCGGAATGACAGGCAGAAAAACGCAATCTTCCTGTGCGAAATTCTGATTGTCGGCCCGGCGGAATTTGGCTAGCGTGATCGCAACCCGCGCGGGGAGCCCGACAACCGCGCATGGCCGGTCGCGATTGCCTGACCGGAAAGGAAGGCATATGTGCCTCGGAGTTCCCGGCCAAGTGATCGATGTCTGGGAGGCTGCGGGCACCCGGATGTCGACCGTTGACTTCGGCGGCAACACCAAGACCGTCTGTTTGGCCTATCTGCCGGACATGCAGGTCGGGGAATACACAATCGTGCACGCCGGGTACGCGATCAGCCGCCTCGACGCTGAATCGGCGATGGAGACGCGGAAGATGTTCGACGATCTGGGTCTCCTCGACGACCAGGACGGTCGTGCGTCCAGCGCATAGGCTGGCCTGAAAGGCCTTGCGCACCAGGGGTACTGGTCGCGTCAAGCATCCGAAATCGCGGACCACTCCGTGTCGCTCTGCAGGTATGCGGCGACGCGTAGTGCGGCGTCCGCGACTGCGGTCGGAGTCAATCCGAGGTGCGCGGCGACTTCGCCACCAGGGCCGCTCTCGCCGAACCGCTCAATGCCGACGACGGCATCGCGGGGTCCGGCAATCGCGCGCCACCCGATCGGCACGCCCGCTTCGATCCAGACCACAGGCACGTCGGGCAGCTGGTGCCGCCCGTTTCGCACGGCGTCGTCGAAGCGTTCGCGCCACATCACCGAGGCCACAGTGGCGGTCACACCCCTGGCCGCCAGTACGTCAGCGGCATCGAGTGCAAGTGCAACCTCGGATCCGCTGGCCGCCAGCACCACATCCTGGTGCCCGGCCTGGGCGCGGACGACTCGCGCGCCGCGGCTGCGAATCTCGTCGAGTCCAGCTCCACCCAGGATGGGGAGATCCTGGCGGCTCAACACCAGTGCGGTGGGACCATCGACATTGGTCACCGCCAGCTCCCAGGCCAGCGCGGTCTCGGCGGCGTCGGCGGGGCGCAATACGGTCAGTCCCGGTATCAGTCGCAGCGATTCGAGCTGTTCGATCGGCTGATGGGTAGGTCCGTCCTCGCCAACGTGCACCGAATCGTGGGTGAACACGTAGACCACCGGCTGCTTCATCAGCGCAGACAAGCGCAGCGCCGGTCGCAGGTAATCCGCGAATACCAGGAATGTGCTGCCGAACGGCCGAAGTCCGCCGTGCAGCGAGATTCCGTTCATCACCGCGGCCATCGCGTGCTCGCGGATTCCGAAATGAATGGTGCGTCCGGAGTAATCGCCGGGTCCGACGTCCCCGCCGGGGATGGCCGTATTCGTCGACCCCGCCAAGTCCGCAGAGCCACCGATGAGCCCGGGGTACACGGTCGCGAGCGCGTTGAGGGCCGCACCTGAGGCCTTGCGGGTGGCGGTCTTGCCACCGGGGACCGCTCCATCAGAGAGCGGGGTCAGGGCGCGGAGGTCCTCGGGTCGGGGCGTGGCGTCGAGGGGAAAGTCCACGCTGAGCTGTGCGTGCTCGGCCTGCCACCGTGCGTGGGTGTCTGCCCAATCGGCATGCGACGCAGCACCCTTCACGGCGACGGCGGCGGCGGTGGCGCCGACCGCGACCGGCACCTGAAAGCTCGCCGCCGGCCAACCAAGCCGTTCGCGCATCGCCGCAAGTGTCTCTGCACCCAGTGGACTGCCATGAGCCTTCGAGGTGCCTTCTACCCCTGGTGCGCCGTAGCCGATCGTCGTGCGCACCGTGATGAAGGTCGGCCGTTCCTCGGATTCGCATGCGGTGGTGAACGCCTGGTCGAGCGCCGCGATGTCGTTACCGTCGTCGACGGCAAGGACCTGCCAGCCGTACGACGCGAAGCGTGCCGCTGCGTCGTCGGCGCAGCTCTGACTTGCTGGACCGTCGATGGTGATGTCGTTGTCGTCGAAGATGACGGTCAGCTTCCCGAGCCGCAATCGACCGGCCAGAGACGCCGCCTCATGCGAGATGCCCTCCATAAGGTCACCGTCACCGGCCAGCACCCAGGTTCGGTGGTCTACGACGGTGTGTTCTGCCGTGTTGCATCGAGCGGCCAGCATCCGCTCGGCCAGCGCCATGCCGACCGCATTGGCCAACCCCTGTCCGAGAGGTCCCGTTGTCGTCTCCACGCCGGGGGTGTGGCCGAATTCCGGGTGTCCGGGTGTGCGGGACCCGAGTTGGCGAAAACGCTGCAGCTGGTCGATCGGCATGTCGTAACCGAATACGTGCAGCAATGCATACAGCAGCATTGAGCCGTGGCCGGCCGACAGGATGAACCTGTCGCGATCCGGCCAGTGCGCATCGGCGGGGTCGTGTCGGAGGTGGCGCGACCACAGCGTCCAGGCGATCGGGCTGGTGCCCAACGGCAAGCCCGGATGACCGCTGTTGGCCGCCTCGACACCGTCGGCTGCCAAAAACCGCAGCGTATTGACAGCCAATTGATCGATTTCGGCTGTCCACGTTAATGCTTCACTTGATGCGGCGGTCATTTTGGACACGCTAGGTAATATCGAACGCCATTTATCCCCCGAAGCGGGGGATGCATAGGGTTAATGGCGAACCAGCTCAATTCGTGAACGGTTTCGCGGCTTTTTCCCGCACGACTTCGAACGCTCGTTTGCTTAGGCTGGCTGCCTGCATTGAGGAGACAATTAAGAAACAAAGGAAATAAGGAGGCAGGTGACCATCCGGGTTGACGTCAACCGGTCCAGCCGCGCTGCCCCCGGGGGCGTGGGTGTCGACCGCCCGCGTCAAGGCGCAGGACCACCTGGACGCGGGCGCGAACAAAGTCATTCTCGTCGACCTGGTCGCACTGGTCGGCAAGTCGCTCTAGCGCAATGGCGGCTATGCCGACTGAAGATCGCGGCGAAGCCGGGCTGCGGCCGCGTTCGCGGCGACGTGGACTCCGAGCGCGGTCTGGCCGTCGGCATAGCGCGTCTCGTCGCCTCCCCAGGCGGCAAGTGCCGGAGACACCAGGGCCCGCCCGAACGAAAAGGTGAGTGGCCAGGGCGTCTGATGCTGTTGCAAAGCCTCGAGGTTGGCGGTGGCCCGTTCGGGGGGTTGCCCGCCGGATAGGAAGGCCACGCCGGCCAGCTCCGCCGGCCACGCGCGCAGCACCTGCACCGTCGCGTCGGCAACCTGTTCCGGGGTGGACCGCTCCGGGGAGCCGTCACCCTCGGTGATCATGTTCGGCTTCAGCACGATACCGGCCAAGTCGACATGCTGGAGCGAGAGTTGTTGTCTCACAGCGGCATGCACGGATGCGGTGACCTCGGCGCAACGCTGAATCGTGTGCGAGCCCGTCATCATCACCTCCGGTTCGACGATCGGCACCAGGCCCGCCTCCTGACAGGCCGCCGCGTATCGCGCCAGCGCGTTGGCGTTGTTCGCGATCGATCCCCAGCTCGGCTTGTCATCGGCGATGGTGAAGACCGCGCGCCACTTGGCGAAGGCCGCTCCGATCTCGGCGTAGTGGGCCAGGCGCGCCGGCAGCCCATCCAGTCCCTCGGTGATCGTCTCGCCGGGCAGGCCGGGGCACGGCTTGGCGCCGGTGTCGACCTTGATGCCCGGCAGGATGCCTAGCTGACGCACGGCCTGTGCGAACGGTCTGCCGTCGCTGAGAACCTGACCCAAGGTCTCGTCGCAGAAGATGATCCCCGAGACGCCATCGGACAGACCGGGTGTGGTGACGAGCAACTCGCGATACATGCGCCTGCTGTCGGCGGACGGTGTCACGCCGGCCTGCTCGAGCCGCGACGACATGGTGGCGATGCTCTCGTCGGCGGCCAGGATGCCTTTGCCCGGTGCGGTGAGTTGCGCGGCGATCTGCCTGCACTCGGTCGATCTGCTTGTCATCCGTAACCCTCATTCCTCGGCCCTTTTGGCACTCGTTCGCCAACGGTAGGAGTCCACCGAATGGGCGTGCCTCACCCGGTCGGTGGATCGGGAGGGGGGCTCTGATACTTAAGCAAAAGATCATGTATTGGCATGAAACTCTCAATAGACAGCTTCAGTATTGCGATGGCAGCATTCGTCGCATGGCAGACAGATGGAACGCGGGAGTCATTCCCTATGCAGAGATGGGCTACTGGCAGCCGGACTATGTCCCCAAGGACACCGACGTGCTGTGCGCCTTCCGGATCACACCTCAGGACGGGGTGCCGCCGGAGGAGGCCGGGGCCGCAGTGGCCGGCGAATCCAGCACCGCGACGTGGACCGTTGTGTGGACCGACCGGCTCACCACCTTCGAGCACTACCAGGCGAAGTGTTACAGCGTTGAGGCCGTCCCCAATGCCCCCGGCCAGTGGATCGCTTTGATCGCCTACGACATCGACCTGTTCGAGGAGGGCTCGATCGCCAACCTCACCAGCTCGATCATCGGCAACGTCTTCGGGTTCAAGCCACTCAAGGCGTTGCGCCTGGAGGATATGCGCATCCCCACGCATTACGTGAAGACGTTCCAGGGTCCCGCGCACGGCATCGTGATGGAGCGCGAGCACCTGAGCAAGTTCGGCCGTCCGCTGCTGGGCGCCACCACGAAGCCGAAGCTCGGCCTGTCGGCGCGCAATTACGGCCGCGTCGTCTACGAGGCGCTGCGCGGCGGCTTGGACTTCACCAAGGACGACGAGAACATCTGCTCACAGCCGTTCATGCGCTGGCGTGACCGCTTCCTGTTCTGCATGGAGGCCGTCAACCGGGCGCAGGCCGCCACCGGCGAGATCAAGGGGCATTACCTCAACGTCACCGGCGGGACCATGGAGGCGATGTACGAGCGGGCCGAGTTCGCCAAGGAGCTCGGTTCGGTGGTGGTCATGATCGACCTGACAATCGGCTACACAGCGATCCAGTCGATGGCGAAATGGGCCCGCGACAACGGCGTGCTCCTGCACCTGCATCGCGCCGGCCACGGGACCTACACCCGGCAGAAGTCGCACGGCATCAGCTTCCGGGTGATCTCCAAGTGGATGCGGCTGGCCGGGGTGGACCACATCCACGCAGGCACGGTGGTCGGCAAACTCGAGGGCGACCCCAACACCACCGCCGGGTTCTACGACACGCTGCGCCTGGACAGCATCCCCGCGGATCCGGTCAAGGGCCTGTACTTCGACCAGGAATGGGTGTCGATGCCCGGTGTGATGCCGGTGGCGTCCGGCGGAATCCACGCCGGCCAGATGCATCAGCTGATGCATCACCTCGGCGAGGACGTGATCCTGCAGTTCGGGGGCGGCACGATCGGGCATCCGATGGGGATCGCCTCGGGTGCCGAGGCCAACCGCGTCGCGTTGGAGGCCATGGTCAAGGCACGCAACGAGGGTCGCGACTTCTACAAGGAGGGGCCGGAGATCCTCAAGAAGGCCGCCTCCCGCAACCGAGCGCTCGACACGGCGCTCGCCACCTGGGGTGACATCACCTTCAACTACGAATCCACCGACACCCCCGACGTCGTCGCGACGCCGACGAACGCCTGAAACACCGGAACGGAGTTCATCCATGAGAATCACCCAGGGCACCTTCTCCTACCTGCCCGACTTCACCGACGAGGAGATCACCGCCCAGATCGATTACGCGCTGAG contains:
- the hypB gene encoding hydrogenase nickel incorporation protein HypB, producing MGRFHRHDDGTVHSHEHEDHDRAHDHGDHSGYETGSARVDVLESIFAENDVRADFNRNAFEQHGIRALNLMSSPGSGKTTVLAASLDELRGEIAVGVIEGDIATDLDAAKLGGRGAQISLLNTNNGFGGECHLDAPMVNRALQGLDLPGLDLVIIENVGNLVCPAEFDVGEHAKVMVYSLTEGEDKPLKYPVMFRSVDVVLLNKIDLAPYLDADIDTYIGHVREVNPTATILPISARTGAGMPDWFNWLRRFAADVPCAQHG
- a CDS encoding hydrogenase maturation nickel metallochaperone HypA/HybF, which codes for MHELSLCRAIAGVVKTYAADRHVDVVHVQVGALRQVVPDSLSFCWTLVREHECMPDAQLELELVPAEVQCRSCAQRSEIASRWSVCCPKCESADVEVVKGEEFQVTSLDVT
- a CDS encoding HypC/HybG/HupF family hydrogenase formation chaperone; translated protein: MCLGVPGQVIDVWEAAGTRMSTVDFGGNTKTVCLAYLPDMQVGEYTIVHAGYAISRLDAESAMETRKMFDDLGLLDDQDGRASSA
- the tkt gene encoding transketolase translates to MTAASSEALTWTAEIDQLAVNTLRFLAADGVEAANSGHPGLPLGTSPIAWTLWSRHLRHDPADAHWPDRDRFILSAGHGSMLLYALLHVFGYDMPIDQLQRFRQLGSRTPGHPEFGHTPGVETTTGPLGQGLANAVGMALAERMLAARCNTAEHTVVDHRTWVLAGDGDLMEGISHEAASLAGRLRLGKLTVIFDDNDITIDGPASQSCADDAAARFASYGWQVLAVDDGNDIAALDQAFTTACESEERPTFITVRTTIGYGAPGVEGTSKAHGSPLGAETLAAMRERLGWPAASFQVPVAVGATAAAVAVKGAASHADWADTHARWQAEHAQLSVDFPLDATPRPEDLRALTPLSDGAVPGGKTATRKASGAALNALATVYPGLIGGSADLAGSTNTAIPGGDVGPGDYSGRTIHFGIREHAMAAVMNGISLHGGLRPFGSTFLVFADYLRPALRLSALMKQPVVYVFTHDSVHVGEDGPTHQPIEQLESLRLIPGLTVLRPADAAETALAWELAVTNVDGPTALVLSRQDLPILGGAGLDEIRSRGARVVRAQAGHQDVVLAASGSEVALALDAADVLAARGVTATVASVMWRERFDDAVRNGRHQLPDVPVVWIEAGVPIGWRAIAGPRDAVVGIERFGESGPGGEVAAHLGLTPTAVADAALRVAAYLQSDTEWSAISDA
- a CDS encoding class I fructose-bisphosphate aldolase; protein product: MTSRSTECRQIAAQLTAPGKGILAADESIATMSSRLEQAGVTPSADSRRMYRELLVTTPGLSDGVSGIIFCDETLGQVLSDGRPFAQAVRQLGILPGIKVDTGAKPCPGLPGETITEGLDGLPARLAHYAEIGAAFAKWRAVFTIADDKPSWGSIANNANALARYAAACQEAGLVPIVEPEVMMTGSHTIQRCAEVTASVHAAVRQQLSLQHVDLAGIVLKPNMITEGDGSPERSTPEQVADATVQVLRAWPAELAGVAFLSGGQPPERATANLEALQQHQTPWPLTFSFGRALVSPALAAWGGDETRYADGQTALGVHVAANAAAARLRRDLQSA
- a CDS encoding form I ribulose bisphosphate carboxylase large subunit, whose amino-acid sequence is MADRWNAGVIPYAEMGYWQPDYVPKDTDVLCAFRITPQDGVPPEEAGAAVAGESSTATWTVVWTDRLTTFEHYQAKCYSVEAVPNAPGQWIALIAYDIDLFEEGSIANLTSSIIGNVFGFKPLKALRLEDMRIPTHYVKTFQGPAHGIVMEREHLSKFGRPLLGATTKPKLGLSARNYGRVVYEALRGGLDFTKDDENICSQPFMRWRDRFLFCMEAVNRAQAATGEIKGHYLNVTGGTMEAMYERAEFAKELGSVVVMIDLTIGYTAIQSMAKWARDNGVLLHLHRAGHGTYTRQKSHGISFRVISKWMRLAGVDHIHAGTVVGKLEGDPNTTAGFYDTLRLDSIPADPVKGLYFDQEWVSMPGVMPVASGGIHAGQMHQLMHHLGEDVILQFGGGTIGHPMGIASGAEANRVALEAMVKARNEGRDFYKEGPEILKKAASRNRALDTALATWGDITFNYESTDTPDVVATPTNA